One Natator depressus isolate rNatDep1 chromosome 5, rNatDep2.hap1, whole genome shotgun sequence DNA segment encodes these proteins:
- the CKS2 gene encoding cyclin-dependent kinases regulatory subunit 2: MAHKQIYYSDKYFDEHYEYRHVMLPRELSKQVPKTHLMSEEEWRRLGVQQSLGWVHYMIHEPEPHILLFRRPLPKDQQK, translated from the exons ATGGCCCACAAGCAGATCTACTACTCCGACAAATACTTTGACGAGCACTACGAGTATCG ACATGTGATGTTACCCAGAGAGCTTTCAAAGCAAGTACCAAAAACCCATCTAATGTCTGAAGAGGAATGGAGAAGACTTGGTGTCCAGCAAAGTCTTGGCTGGGTCCATTACATGATCCATGAGCCAG AACCACACATCCTTCTCTTTAGAAGACCTCTTCCGaaagaccaacaaaaatga